One Camelina sativa cultivar DH55 chromosome 3, Cs, whole genome shotgun sequence genomic window carries:
- the LOC104777593 gene encoding pre-mRNA-processing protein 40A isoform X2, with translation MSNNPPPSSGAQFRPMVPGQQGQHFVPAASQPFHPYGHVPPNAESQPPQFSQPIQQQQQLFPVRPGQPGHITSSSQAVSVPYIQTNQILTSGSTQQQPNVPPVTGFVTSGPPFSSSYTFVPSSYPQQQPPPSLVQPNSQMHAAGVPPAANAWPVPVNQSTSLVSPVPQTGQQTPVALSTDPGSLTPQSASDWQEHTSADGRKYYYNKQTKQSSWEKPLELMTPLERADASTVWKEFTTADGKKYYYNKVTKESKWTIPEDLKLAREQAQLASEKRSLSEAGSTPLSHNVASSSDLAVSTATSVAPSSSSTLPGHSSSPTQAGLTVPVAHPPSVAPVTPTSGAATDTEATAIKAGNLPSRGANDSNNGATTQNNEADNKELSVNVKANLSPAGDKANVEEPMVYATKQEAKAAFKSLLESVNVHSDWTWEQTLKEIVHDKRYGALRTLGERKQAFNEYLGQRKKVEAEERRRRQKKAREEFVKMLEECEELSSSIKWSKAMSLFENDERFKAVDRSRDREDLFDNYIVELERKERNKAQEEHRQHMAEYRKFLETCDFIKAGTQWRKVQDRLEDDERFCLEKIDRLIGFEEYILELEKEEEELKKVEKEHVRRAERKNRDAFRTLLEEHVAAGILTAKTYWLDYCIELKELPQYQAVASNTSGSTPKDLFEDVTEELEKQYHEDKSRVKEAMKSRKISMVSSWLFEDFKSAISEDLSPQPVSDINLKLIYDDLVERMKEKEEKEARKLHRMAEEFTNLLRTLKEITAASNWEDTRPLIEESQEYRSIGDESVSRGLFEEYITSLQEKAKEKERKRDEEKVRKEKERDEKEKRKDKDKERREKEREREKERGKERSKREESDGETAVEASEGHKEEKRKGKDRDRKHRRRHHNSDEDVSSDRDDREESKKSSRKHGNDRKKSRKHANSPESDIENRHKRQKKEQREGGRRSGYDELEDGEVGEDGEIRH, from the exons ATGTCGAATAATCCTCCCCCGTCTTCTGGTGCCCAG TTTCGGCCGATGGTTCCTGGGCAACAGGGTCAGCATTTTGTTCCTGCAGCTTCACAGCCTTTTCATCCCTATGGACATGTACCTCCAAATGCTGAGAGTCAGCCTCCACAGTTTTCTCAGCCCatacagcagcagcagcagctctTTCCAGTGAGACCAGGTCAGCCTGGTCATATTACATCATCGTCACAGGCTGTATCAGTTCCTTATATTCAAACAAACCAGATTCTCACTTCTGGATCTACTCAACAACAGCCAAATGTACCTCCAGTGACGGGCTTTGTTACATCTGGacctccattttcttcttcatatacg TTTGTACCATCTTCTTATCCTCAGCAACAACCACCACCATCATTGGTCCAACCAAATTCTCAGATGCATGCAGCCGGCGTCCCTCCAGCAGCAAACGCTTGGCCTGTTCCTGTAAATCAAAGTACATCACTTGTTTCCCCTGTGCCGCAGACTGGGCAACAAACACCAGTCGCACTATCCACAGACCCA GGAAGCTTGACTCCGCAATCTGCATCTGACTGGCAGGAGCATACATCTGCTGATGGGAGAAA GTATTATTACAACAAGCAGACTAAACAGTCAAGCTGGGAGAAACCTCTTGAACTGATGACACCACTTGAG CGGGCTGATGCATCCACTGTATGGAAGGAATTTACAACAGCTGATGGAAAGAA ATATTATTATAACAAGGTTACAAAGGAGTCTAAGTGGACAATTCCAGAAGATTTGAAG TTAGCTCGGGAACAAGCCCAACTAGCTAGCGAAAAGAGGTCCCTTTCCGAAGCTGGATCTACTCCTCTGTCCCACAATGTTGCCTCCTCATCTGATCTAGCGGTTAGCACTGCGACCTCTGTTGCTCCCAGCTCATCTTCAACACTTCCTGGACATTCTTCAAGCCCTACCCAAGCGGGTTTGACTGTACCTGTCGCCCATCCTCCCTCAGTTGCTCCTGTTACTCCAACGTCTGGTGCAGCTACTGATACTGAGGCGACTGCAAT AAAAGCGGGTAATTTACCGTCTCGGGGAGCAAATGATTCAAATAATGGAGCTACAACACAAAACAATGAG GCTGACAATAAGGAATTGTCGGTGAATGTAAAAGCAAATCTGTCACCTGCTGGTGACAAAGCAAATGTTGAGGAACCTATGGTATATGCTACTAAGCAG gagGCTAAAGCTGCTTTCAAGTCTCTTTTGGAATCTGTAAATGTTCATTCTGACTGGACATGGGAACAG ACATTGAAAGAGATTGTTCACGACAAAAGGTATGGTGCTTTGAGGACTCTAGGTGAGCGGAAACAAGCTTTTAACGAG TATCTTGGTCAAAGGAAAAAAGTGGAAGCTGAggaaagacgaagaagacagaAGAAAGCTCGGGAAGAATTTGTCAAGATGCTAGAG GAGTGTGAAGAGCTTTCATCATCCATAAAATGGAG CAAAGCAATGAGTTTGTTTGAAAATGATGAGCGCTTTAAAGCTGTTGACCGTTCAAGGGATCGTGAAGATCTTTTTGACAATTATATTGTGGAACTTGAGAGGAAG GAAAGAAATAAGGCACAGGAGGAGCATCGGCAACATATGGCAGAGTATCGGAAGTTTCTTGAAACCTGTGACTTTATCAAA GCTGGTACACAATGGCGCAAAGTTCAAGATAGACTGGAGGATGATGAAAGATTCTGTCTTGAAAAGATAGATCGCCTGATTGGTTTTGAG GAATACATTCTTGAactagagaaggaagaagaggagctGAAGAAAGTAGAGAAA GAACATGTAAGGCGGGCCGAGAGAAAAAACCGTGATGCATTTCGTACACTATTGGAAGAACATGTTGCTGCTGGCATCCTTACAGCCAAGACGTACTGGTTGGATTATTGCATTGAG TTAAAGGAGTTGCCCCAATACCAAGCTGTTGCATCTAATACGTCTGGCTCAACTCCGAAAGACTTGTTCGAAGATGTCACAGAAGAGTTAGAGAAACAG TATCATGAGGATAAGAGTCGCGTAAAGGAAGCTATGAAGTCAAGGAAG ATTTCCATGGTCTCCTCTTGGCTGTTTGAAGATTTTAAATCTGCTATTTCAGAAGATCTCAGTCCTCAACCAGTATCAGACATAAATTTAAAG CTTATAtatgatgatttggttgagagaatgaaggaaaaagaagaaaaagaggccAGAAAGCTTCACCGTATGGCTGAAGAATTTACCAATCTGTTGCGCACTCTCAAG gaaatAACCGCAGCTTCAAACTGGGAAGATACCAGACCACTGATTGAAGAAAGTCAAGAGTACAG ATCGATTGGAGATGAAAGTGTTAGCAGAGGGTTATTTGAGGAATACATAACGAGTTTACAAGAAAAGGCAAAGGAAAAGGAGCGTAAGCGTGATGAGGAAAAG gttagaaaagagaaggaaaggGATGAGAAGGAGAAGCGGAAAGACAAGGATAAGGAGAGAAGGGAAAAGGAAAGGGAACGTGAAAAAGAGAGGGGAAAAGAGAGGAGTAAAAGGGAAGAGTCAGATGGTGAGACTGCTGTAGAAGCGAGCGAAG GTCACAAAGAGGagaaaagaaagggaaaagaTCGAGACCGAAAACATAGGAGACGGCATCACAATTCTGATGAAGATGTCAGTTCTGATAGAGATGACAGAGAAGAGTCAAAGAAATCCTCCCGTAAACATGGTAAtgatagaaaaaaatcaagaaag CACGCAAACTCCCCTGAATCTGATATTGAAAACCGGCATAAAAGacagaagaaagaacaaagggAGGGTGGTCGTCGAAGTGGTTATGACGAGCTAGAGGATGGAGAGGTTGGGGAGGATGGCGAAATCCGACATTAA
- the LOC104777593 gene encoding pre-mRNA-processing protein 40A isoform X3: MSNNPPPSSGAQFRPMVPGQQGQHFVPAASQPFHPYGHVPPNAESQPPQFSQPIQQQQQLFPVRPGQPGHITSSSQAVSVPYIQTNQILTSGSTQQQPNVPPVTGFVTSGPPFSSSYTFVPSSYPQQQPPPSLVQPNSQMHAAGVPPAANAWPVPVNQSTSLVSPVPQTGQQTPVALSTDPGSLTPQSASDWQEHTSADGRKYYYNKQTKQSSWEKPLELMTPLERADASTVWKEFTTADGKKYYYNKVTKESKWTIPEDLKLAREQAQLASEKRSLSEAGSTPLSHNVASSSDLAVSTATSVAPSSSSTLPGHSSSPTQAGLTVPVAHPPSVAPVTPTSGAATDTEATAIKAGNLPSRGANDSNNGATTQNNEADNKELSVNVKANLSPAGDKANVEEPMVYATKQEAKAAFKSLLESVNVHSDWTWEQTLKEIVHDKRYGALRTLGERKQAFNEYLGQRKKVEAEERRRRQKKAREEFVKMLEECEELSSSIKWSKAMSLFENDERFKAVDRSRDREDLFDNYIVELERKERNKAQEEHRQHMAEYRKFLETCDFIKAGTQWRKVQDRLEDDERFCLEKIDRLIGFEEYILELEKEEEELKKVEKEHVRRAERKNRDAFRTLLEEHVAAGILTAKTYWLDYCIELKELPQYQAVASNTSGSTPKDLFEDVTEELEKQYHEDKSRVKEAMKSRKISMVSSWLFEDFKSAISEDLSPQPVSDINLKLIYDDLVERMKEKEEKEARKLHRMAEEFTNLLRTLKEITAASNWEDTKPLIEESQEYRSIGDESVSRGLFEEYITSLQEKAKEKERKRDEEKVRKEKERDEKEKRKDKDKERREKEREREKERGKERSKREESDGETAVEASEGHKEEKRKGKDRDRKHRRRHHNSDEDVSSDRDDREESKKSSRKHGNDRKKSRKHANSPESDIENRHKRQKKEQREGGRRSGYDELEDGEVGEDGEIRH, translated from the exons ATGTCGAATAATCCTCCCCCGTCTTCTGGTGCCCAG TTTCGGCCGATGGTTCCTGGGCAACAGGGTCAGCATTTTGTTCCTGCAGCTTCACAGCCTTTTCATCCCTATGGACATGTACCTCCAAATGCTGAGAGTCAGCCTCCACAGTTTTCTCAGCCCatacagcagcagcagcagctctTTCCAGTGAGACCAGGTCAGCCTGGTCATATTACATCATCGTCACAGGCTGTATCAGTTCCTTATATTCAAACAAACCAGATTCTCACTTCTGGATCTACTCAACAACAGCCAAATGTACCTCCAGTGACGGGCTTTGTTACATCTGGacctccattttcttcttcatatacg TTTGTACCATCTTCTTATCCTCAGCAACAACCACCACCATCATTGGTCCAACCAAATTCTCAGATGCATGCAGCCGGCGTCCCTCCAGCAGCAAACGCTTGGCCTGTTCCTGTAAATCAAAGTACATCACTTGTTTCCCCTGTGCCGCAGACTGGGCAACAAACACCAGTCGCACTATCCACAGACCCA GGAAGCTTGACTCCGCAATCTGCATCTGACTGGCAGGAGCATACATCTGCTGATGGGAGAAA GTATTATTACAACAAGCAGACTAAACAGTCAAGCTGGGAGAAACCTCTTGAACTGATGACACCACTTGAG CGGGCTGATGCATCCACTGTATGGAAGGAATTTACAACAGCTGATGGAAAGAA ATATTATTATAACAAGGTTACAAAGGAGTCTAAGTGGACAATTCCAGAAGATTTGAAG TTAGCTCGGGAACAAGCCCAACTAGCTAGCGAAAAGAGGTCCCTTTCCGAAGCTGGATCTACTCCTCTGTCCCACAATGTTGCCTCCTCATCTGATCTAGCGGTTAGCACTGCGACCTCTGTTGCTCCCAGCTCATCTTCAACACTTCCTGGACATTCTTCAAGCCCTACCCAAGCGGGTTTGACTGTACCTGTCGCCCATCCTCCCTCAGTTGCTCCTGTTACTCCAACGTCTGGTGCAGCTACTGATACTGAGGCGACTGCAAT AAAAGCGGGTAATTTACCGTCTCGGGGAGCAAATGATTCAAATAATGGAGCTACAACACAAAACAATGAG GCTGACAATAAGGAATTGTCGGTGAATGTAAAAGCAAATCTGTCACCTGCTGGTGACAAAGCAAATGTTGAGGAACCTATGGTATATGCTACTAAGCAG gagGCTAAAGCTGCTTTCAAGTCTCTTTTGGAATCTGTAAATGTTCATTCTGACTGGACATGGGAACAG ACATTGAAAGAGATTGTTCACGACAAAAGGTATGGTGCTTTGAGGACTCTAGGTGAGCGGAAACAAGCTTTTAACGAG TATCTTGGTCAAAGGAAAAAAGTGGAAGCTGAggaaagacgaagaagacagaAGAAAGCTCGGGAAGAATTTGTCAAGATGCTAGAG GAGTGTGAAGAGCTTTCATCATCCATAAAATGGAG CAAAGCAATGAGTTTGTTTGAAAATGATGAGCGCTTTAAAGCTGTTGACCGTTCAAGGGATCGTGAAGATCTTTTTGACAATTATATTGTGGAACTTGAGAGGAAG GAAAGAAATAAGGCACAGGAGGAGCATCGGCAACATATGGCAGAGTATCGGAAGTTTCTTGAAACCTGTGACTTTATCAAA GCTGGTACACAATGGCGCAAAGTTCAAGATAGACTGGAGGATGATGAAAGATTCTGTCTTGAAAAGATAGATCGCCTGATTGGTTTTGAG GAATACATTCTTGAactagagaaggaagaagaggagctGAAGAAAGTAGAGAAA GAACATGTAAGGCGGGCCGAGAGAAAAAACCGTGATGCATTTCGTACACTATTGGAAGAACATGTTGCTGCTGGCATCCTTACAGCCAAGACGTACTGGTTGGATTATTGCATTGAG TTAAAGGAGTTGCCCCAATACCAAGCTGTTGCATCTAATACGTCTGGCTCAACTCCGAAAGACTTGTTCGAAGATGTCACAGAAGAGTTAGAGAAACAG TATCATGAGGATAAGAGTCGCGTAAAGGAAGCTATGAAGTCAAGGAAG ATTTCCATGGTCTCCTCTTGGCTGTTTGAAGATTTTAAATCTGCTATTTCAGAAGATCTCAGTCCTCAACCAGTATCAGACATAAATTTAAAG CTTATAtatgatgatttggttgagagaatgaaggaaaaagaagaaaaagaggccAGAAAGCTTCACCGTATGGCTGAAGAATTTACCAATCTGTTGCGCACTCTCAAG gaaatAACCGCAGCTTCAAATTGGGAAGATACCAAACCACTGATTGAAGAAAGTCAAGAGTACAG ATCGATTGGAGATGAAAGTGTTAGCAGAGGGTTATTTGAGGAATACATAACGAGTTTACAAGAAAAGGCAAAGGAAAAGGAGCGTAAGCGTGATGAGGAAAAG gttagaaaagagaaggaaaggGATGAGAAGGAGAAGCGGAAAGACAAGGATAAGGAGAGAAGGGAAAAGGAAAGGGAACGTGAAAAAGAGAGGGGAAAAGAGAGGAGTAAAAGGGAAGAGTCAGATGGTGAGACTGCTGTAGAAGCGAGCGAAGGTCACAAAGAGGagaaaagaaagggaaaagaTCGAGACCGAAAACATAGGAGACGGCATCACAATTCTGATGAAGATGTCAGTTCTGATAGAGATGACAGAGAAGAGTCAAAGAAATCCTCCCGTAAACATGGTAAtgatagaaaaaaatcaagaaag CACGCAAACTCCCCTGAATCTGATATTGAAAACCGGCATAAAAGacagaagaaagaacaaagggAGGGTGGTCGTCGAAGTGGTTATGACGAGCTAGAGGATGGAGAGGTTGGGGAGGATGGCGAAATCCGACATTAA
- the LOC104777593 gene encoding pre-mRNA-processing protein 40A isoform X1 has product MSNNPPPSSGAQQFRPMVPGQQGQHFVPAASQPFHPYGHVPPNAESQPPQFSQPIQQQQQLFPVRPGQPGHITSSSQAVSVPYIQTNQILTSGSTQQQPNVPPVTGFVTSGPPFSSSYTFVPSSYPQQQPPPSLVQPNSQMHAAGVPPAANAWPVPVNQSTSLVSPVPQTGQQTPVALSTDPGSLTPQSASDWQEHTSADGRKYYYNKQTKQSSWEKPLELMTPLERADASTVWKEFTTADGKKYYYNKVTKESKWTIPEDLKLAREQAQLASEKRSLSEAGSTPLSHNVASSSDLAVSTATSVAPSSSSTLPGHSSSPTQAGLTVPVAHPPSVAPVTPTSGAATDTEATAIKAGNLPSRGANDSNNGATTQNNEADNKELSVNVKANLSPAGDKANVEEPMVYATKQEAKAAFKSLLESVNVHSDWTWEQTLKEIVHDKRYGALRTLGERKQAFNEYLGQRKKVEAEERRRRQKKAREEFVKMLEECEELSSSIKWSKAMSLFENDERFKAVDRSRDREDLFDNYIVELERKERNKAQEEHRQHMAEYRKFLETCDFIKAGTQWRKVQDRLEDDERFCLEKIDRLIGFEEYILELEKEEEELKKVEKEHVRRAERKNRDAFRTLLEEHVAAGILTAKTYWLDYCIELKELPQYQAVASNTSGSTPKDLFEDVTEELEKQYHEDKSRVKEAMKSRKISMVSSWLFEDFKSAISEDLSPQPVSDINLKLIYDDLVERMKEKEEKEARKLHRMAEEFTNLLRTLKEITAASNWEDTRPLIEESQEYRSIGDESVSRGLFEEYITSLQEKAKEKERKRDEEKVRKEKERDEKEKRKDKDKERREKEREREKERGKERSKREESDGETAVEASEGHKEEKRKGKDRDRKHRRRHHNSDEDVSSDRDDREESKKSSRKHGNDRKKSRKHANSPESDIENRHKRQKKEQREGGRRSGYDELEDGEVGEDGEIRH; this is encoded by the exons ATGTCGAATAATCCTCCCCCGTCTTCTGGTGCCCAG CAGTTTCGGCCGATGGTTCCTGGGCAACAGGGTCAGCATTTTGTTCCTGCAGCTTCACAGCCTTTTCATCCCTATGGACATGTACCTCCAAATGCTGAGAGTCAGCCTCCACAGTTTTCTCAGCCCatacagcagcagcagcagctctTTCCAGTGAGACCAGGTCAGCCTGGTCATATTACATCATCGTCACAGGCTGTATCAGTTCCTTATATTCAAACAAACCAGATTCTCACTTCTGGATCTACTCAACAACAGCCAAATGTACCTCCAGTGACGGGCTTTGTTACATCTGGacctccattttcttcttcatatacg TTTGTACCATCTTCTTATCCTCAGCAACAACCACCACCATCATTGGTCCAACCAAATTCTCAGATGCATGCAGCCGGCGTCCCTCCAGCAGCAAACGCTTGGCCTGTTCCTGTAAATCAAAGTACATCACTTGTTTCCCCTGTGCCGCAGACTGGGCAACAAACACCAGTCGCACTATCCACAGACCCA GGAAGCTTGACTCCGCAATCTGCATCTGACTGGCAGGAGCATACATCTGCTGATGGGAGAAA GTATTATTACAACAAGCAGACTAAACAGTCAAGCTGGGAGAAACCTCTTGAACTGATGACACCACTTGAG CGGGCTGATGCATCCACTGTATGGAAGGAATTTACAACAGCTGATGGAAAGAA ATATTATTATAACAAGGTTACAAAGGAGTCTAAGTGGACAATTCCAGAAGATTTGAAG TTAGCTCGGGAACAAGCCCAACTAGCTAGCGAAAAGAGGTCCCTTTCCGAAGCTGGATCTACTCCTCTGTCCCACAATGTTGCCTCCTCATCTGATCTAGCGGTTAGCACTGCGACCTCTGTTGCTCCCAGCTCATCTTCAACACTTCCTGGACATTCTTCAAGCCCTACCCAAGCGGGTTTGACTGTACCTGTCGCCCATCCTCCCTCAGTTGCTCCTGTTACTCCAACGTCTGGTGCAGCTACTGATACTGAGGCGACTGCAAT AAAAGCGGGTAATTTACCGTCTCGGGGAGCAAATGATTCAAATAATGGAGCTACAACACAAAACAATGAG GCTGACAATAAGGAATTGTCGGTGAATGTAAAAGCAAATCTGTCACCTGCTGGTGACAAAGCAAATGTTGAGGAACCTATGGTATATGCTACTAAGCAG gagGCTAAAGCTGCTTTCAAGTCTCTTTTGGAATCTGTAAATGTTCATTCTGACTGGACATGGGAACAG ACATTGAAAGAGATTGTTCACGACAAAAGGTATGGTGCTTTGAGGACTCTAGGTGAGCGGAAACAAGCTTTTAACGAG TATCTTGGTCAAAGGAAAAAAGTGGAAGCTGAggaaagacgaagaagacagaAGAAAGCTCGGGAAGAATTTGTCAAGATGCTAGAG GAGTGTGAAGAGCTTTCATCATCCATAAAATGGAG CAAAGCAATGAGTTTGTTTGAAAATGATGAGCGCTTTAAAGCTGTTGACCGTTCAAGGGATCGTGAAGATCTTTTTGACAATTATATTGTGGAACTTGAGAGGAAG GAAAGAAATAAGGCACAGGAGGAGCATCGGCAACATATGGCAGAGTATCGGAAGTTTCTTGAAACCTGTGACTTTATCAAA GCTGGTACACAATGGCGCAAAGTTCAAGATAGACTGGAGGATGATGAAAGATTCTGTCTTGAAAAGATAGATCGCCTGATTGGTTTTGAG GAATACATTCTTGAactagagaaggaagaagaggagctGAAGAAAGTAGAGAAA GAACATGTAAGGCGGGCCGAGAGAAAAAACCGTGATGCATTTCGTACACTATTGGAAGAACATGTTGCTGCTGGCATCCTTACAGCCAAGACGTACTGGTTGGATTATTGCATTGAG TTAAAGGAGTTGCCCCAATACCAAGCTGTTGCATCTAATACGTCTGGCTCAACTCCGAAAGACTTGTTCGAAGATGTCACAGAAGAGTTAGAGAAACAG TATCATGAGGATAAGAGTCGCGTAAAGGAAGCTATGAAGTCAAGGAAG ATTTCCATGGTCTCCTCTTGGCTGTTTGAAGATTTTAAATCTGCTATTTCAGAAGATCTCAGTCCTCAACCAGTATCAGACATAAATTTAAAG CTTATAtatgatgatttggttgagagaatgaaggaaaaagaagaaaaagaggccAGAAAGCTTCACCGTATGGCTGAAGAATTTACCAATCTGTTGCGCACTCTCAAG gaaatAACCGCAGCTTCAAACTGGGAAGATACCAGACCACTGATTGAAGAAAGTCAAGAGTACAG ATCGATTGGAGATGAAAGTGTTAGCAGAGGGTTATTTGAGGAATACATAACGAGTTTACAAGAAAAGGCAAAGGAAAAGGAGCGTAAGCGTGATGAGGAAAAG gttagaaaagagaaggaaaggGATGAGAAGGAGAAGCGGAAAGACAAGGATAAGGAGAGAAGGGAAAAGGAAAGGGAACGTGAAAAAGAGAGGGGAAAAGAGAGGAGTAAAAGGGAAGAGTCAGATGGTGAGACTGCTGTAGAAGCGAGCGAAG GTCACAAAGAGGagaaaagaaagggaaaagaTCGAGACCGAAAACATAGGAGACGGCATCACAATTCTGATGAAGATGTCAGTTCTGATAGAGATGACAGAGAAGAGTCAAAGAAATCCTCCCGTAAACATGGTAAtgatagaaaaaaatcaagaaag CACGCAAACTCCCCTGAATCTGATATTGAAAACCGGCATAAAAGacagaagaaagaacaaagggAGGGTGGTCGTCGAAGTGGTTATGACGAGCTAGAGGATGGAGAGGTTGGGGAGGATGGCGAAATCCGACATTAA
- the LOC104779138 gene encoding uncharacterized protein LOC104779138: MSKLDVLDRLENFGYRDEERREPLTRLLELPLFDGEDAEGWLTRVEQYFELSEFSEEEKLRAVRMCFTNDALSWYHWERDRHPFLTWEQMKSRVLENFAVSHDLTAGERLLLLRQDESAGKYCKDFIFLAANAPKVSEKVLEMAFMIGLKPKVRAGVKMFEPRNLKKMMSVAKMVEEWNDHGDMPSSSSGDNTNRAANRSGGERLPTRVFSHVRGGVNVTNTKPPIPPENKTTQFHTIGEKTNPNQGKPAETRRAPYRRLSDTEANDHRAKGLLLVATVDDEEGEVDKDENELGEELVEVPEFTALSIYLAVGISSPRTMKLRGIVQEEDIVVMVDSGATHNFISSSMENRIGIATKGVCHNVKLQLHGYAVVTSFLPLELGEANVILGMQWLETLGHTKVNWKEQRLGFWAGTEWVTLRGDHSLQNSEVSLKSLWKALQQDGEGILVDCHNLQAVKGETKEDTLALYQPLFEEFSMVFAEPTGLPPSRGKEHPINLKPSAEPVSVRPFCYPHAQKEEIEKQIAVMLAARIIRESGSPFSSPVLLVKKKDGSWRFCVDYRTLNKVTVPDSYPIPMIDQLLDELHGAQIFSKLDLRSGYHQILVKAEDVQKTTFRSRDGHYEFLVMPFGLTNAPATLQSLMNEVFRPFLRKFVLVFFDDILVYSRTIQEHQGHLRAVLATLKRHKLYANQKKCQFGSQQIEYLGHVITPNGVVADPRQAVATG, translated from the exons ATGTCGAAGCTAGATGTACTGGACCGTCTAGAGAACTTTGGGTACAGAGACGAGG AAAGGAGAGAGCCACTGACTCGCCTACTCGAGTTGCCTCTGTTCGATGGAGAAGACGCCGAAGGGTGGTTGACGAGAGTGGAACAATACTTCGAGCTCAGCGAGTTTTCGGAGGAGGAGAAGCTTCGAGCAGTGAGAATGTGTTTCACCAATGACGCCTTGTCTTGGTATCATTGGGAAAGGGACCGACATCCCTTTCTCACTTGGGAACAGATGAAAAGTCGTGTATTGGAGAACTTTGCGGTGTCTCACGATCTGACCGCCGGCGAACGCCTGCTATTGCTCCGTCAAGACGAGTCCGCCGGGAAGTACTGCAAGGACTTCATCTTTCTGGCAGCTAATGCCCCCAAAGTGTCCGAAAAGGTGTTGGAAATGGCCTTTATGATCGGCCTGAAACCGAAGGTGCGAGCAGGGGTCAAAATGTTTGAGCCCCGGAACTTGAAGAAAATGATGAGTGTGGCAAAAATGGTGGAAGAGTGGAACGACCACGGGGACATGCCGTCGTCGTCAAGTGGTGACAATACGAACAGAGCAGCCAATCGCAGTGGAGGTGAGAGACTGCCTACGCGTGTATTCTCGCATGTGAGAGGAGGGGTAAATGTGACAAACACTAAACCCCCGATTCCACCAGAGAACAAAACGACACAGTTCCATACTATTGGGGAGAAAACCAACCCTAATCAAGGGAAACCGGCGGAGACGCGCCGTGCACCATACCGTCGGTTGTCCGACACGGAGGCCAACGACCATCGCGCCAAAGGGTTAT TGTTGGTCGCTACGGTGGACGACGAGGAAGGTGAAGTAGACAAGGATGAGAACGAGTTGGGAGAGGAGTTGGTCGAAGTTCCTGAATTCACAGCCCTGTCTATCTACTTGGCGGTGGGGATATCGTCTCCACGTACTATGAAACTGAGGGGAATAGTACAGGAGGAAGACATCGTGGTAATGGTGGACAGTGGAGCGACTCATAACTTCATCTCCAGCTCCATGGAAAACAGGATTGGCATTGCTACGAAAG GAGTTTGTCATAACGTGAAGCTGCAGCTCCATGGTTACGCTGTGGTCACCAGTTTCCTACCGTTGGAACTTGGTGAAGCCAATGTCATCTTAGGAATGCAATGGCTAGAGACTTTGGGGCATACTAAGGTGAACTGGAAGGAGCAGAGGTTGGGATTCTGGGCAGGAACAGAATGGGTGACTCTGAGAGGAGACCATAGCCTGCAGAATTCAGAGGTATCCCTGAAGAGTTTGTGGAAAGCGCTCCAACAGGATGGAGAAGGGATCCTTGTCGACTGCCACAACCTACAAGCAGTGAAAGGGGAGACCAAAGAAGACACATTGGCACTATATCAACCATTATTCGAGGAGTTTTCCATGGTGTTTGCAGAACCAACGGGACTGCCTCCCTCTCGAGGCAAAGAGCATCCCATCAACTTGAAACCAAGTGCGGAACCAGTGAGTGTCAGACCATTTTGCTACCCACACgcccaaaaagaagaaatcgagAAACAAATTGCAGTGATGTTGGCAGCAAGGATCATACGAGAGAGTGGGAGTCCTTTCTCGAGTCCAGTgttgttggtgaagaagaaggacggaagTTGGAGGTTTTGCGTCGACTACCGTACCTTGAACAAAGTCACTGTGCCGGATAGCTATCCCATACCAATGATTGATCAGCTTCTAGATGAACTCCATGGggctcaaatattctcgaagcTGGATTTACGATCGGGGTACCATCAGATTCTGGTCAAGGCAGAGGATGTACAGAAGACGACTTTCAGGTCTCGTGATGGGCATTACGAGTTCCTCGTCATGCCATTTGGTCTGACCAATGCACCAGCTACGTTACAATCGCTCATGAATGAAGTATTTCGGCCCTTTCTGCGCAAGTTTGTGCTAGTGTTCTTTGATGACATCCTAGTTTACAGTCGCACCATTCAGGAACATCAGGGACACCTTCGTGCGGTTCTAGCAACTCTCAAGCGACACAAGCTGTATGCTAATCAAAAGAAGTGTCAATTTGGGAGTCAGCAGATTGAATATTTGGGGCATGTGATCACACCAAACGGGGTTGTGGCTGACCCAAGACAGGCTGTTGCGACAGGGTAG